A genome region from Ralstonia solanacearum K60 includes the following:
- a CDS encoding patatin-like phospholipase family protein: MQRRLFLGAAGASLLSACTVTGFSSSSGSKGTPTPAMTVVPPESQPAAAPVRIGLALGGGAARGFAHIGVIKALEAQGIQIDFITGTSAGSVVAALYASGMSGIEMNRQALKMDEATIADWALPFGTRFGGWLKGEALEKYVNRLVRQKAIEQMRIPLGIVATDLGSGKPILFRRGNTGQAVRASCSIPGVFQPVTISGHQYVDGGLVAPVPVSYVKQMGATFVIAVNISADPSAQSVSGQASMLLQTTTIMGQSINKTELAQADVVIAPSLPFVKGSDFTARNEAILGGEQAAQAAMPLLREKLRLPQTAQATPLPPH; the protein is encoded by the coding sequence ATGCAACGCCGTCTCTTCCTGGGTGCCGCCGGCGCCTCCCTGCTTTCCGCCTGTACCGTTACAGGTTTTTCATCGTCGTCGGGCAGCAAAGGCACCCCCACGCCGGCCATGACGGTCGTGCCGCCCGAATCGCAGCCAGCCGCTGCGCCGGTGCGCATCGGCCTGGCTCTAGGCGGCGGCGCGGCGCGCGGCTTCGCGCACATCGGCGTGATCAAGGCACTGGAAGCCCAGGGGATCCAGATCGATTTCATCACGGGCACCAGCGCGGGCAGCGTGGTGGCGGCCCTCTACGCATCGGGCATGTCGGGCATCGAGATGAACCGGCAGGCGCTGAAGATGGACGAAGCGACGATCGCGGACTGGGCCCTGCCGTTCGGCACGCGCTTCGGCGGCTGGCTCAAGGGCGAGGCGCTGGAGAAATACGTCAACCGCCTGGTCAGGCAGAAGGCCATCGAGCAAATGCGCATTCCGCTGGGCATCGTCGCCACGGACCTGGGCAGCGGCAAGCCGATCCTGTTCCGCCGCGGCAATACCGGCCAGGCCGTGCGGGCCTCGTGCAGCATCCCGGGCGTGTTCCAACCGGTGACAATCAGCGGCCACCAGTACGTGGACGGCGGGCTGGTGGCACCGGTGCCCGTCAGCTACGTCAAGCAGATGGGGGCAACCTTCGTGATCGCGGTGAACATCTCGGCGGACCCGTCGGCGCAATCGGTGTCCGGCCAGGCCAGCATGCTGCTGCAGACCACGACCATCATGGGCCAGAGCATCAACAAGACGGAGCTGGCACAGGCGGACGTGGTCATCGCCCCGTCGCTGCCGTTCGTCAAGGGCAGCGACTTCACGGCGCGCAACGAAGCCATCCTCGGTGGCGAACAGGCCGCCCAGGCGGCCATGCCGCTGCTGCGCGAAAAGCTGCGCCTGCCGCAGACAGCCCAGGCTACGCCGCTGCCGCCGCATTGA
- a CDS encoding extracellular solute-binding protein: MNVLGAAPKRFAMMAWGLAVGLSAASAWAAHGYAEYGDLKYPAGFTHFAYLNPKAPIGGTLTLGNPDRRTSFDKFNPFTIKGTAAPGLNALVFESLLIGSWDETASGYGLLADDVTVAPDELSVTFHLNPLARFSNGDPVRAADVKYSYDMLMGKGASPAYRSMTADVTRVTVVDERTIRYDFKRRNKELPLTVGNLPVFSPKWGKGSGKPEDPDGGKDTPFDKVTFQEPIGSGPYLIERYDGTRGITFRRNPDYWGRNLSVRRGAYNFERIQYKLYKDETARLEAFKAGEYDAMVEYRAKNWAKSYVGVKFRSGELVKSEFPHRNGAGMQGFVMNLRKPIFRDLRVRRALALALDFEWLNRQLFYGAYRRLDSYFANSELAAADAITGMPGKGELALLEPLRSKLDPEVFGVLLAPPSTDPPGSLRDNLRQARRLLAQAGWTYDNGALRNAKGEPFTFEMLDDGGAMSRVMAAYVRNLEKLGIRVNQRITDYALYQKRLEEFDFDMISLRFPDSTSPGNELKDRFGSAAADEPGSDNVIGLKSPVVDALIDDVLRAGNREELVTASRALDRVLIQGCYVIPHWYSPTHRVAYNRNLMYPDRLPYYYSAEGWVLTAWWRTSGASN, encoded by the coding sequence ATGAACGTGCTCGGAGCGGCGCCGAAGCGATTTGCCATGATGGCCTGGGGCCTCGCCGTCGGCCTGAGCGCGGCCTCTGCGTGGGCCGCGCACGGCTATGCCGAATACGGCGACCTCAAATACCCGGCGGGCTTCACGCATTTCGCCTATCTGAATCCCAAGGCGCCGATCGGCGGGACGCTCACGCTCGGCAATCCCGACCGCCGCACCAGCTTCGACAAGTTCAATCCGTTCACCATCAAGGGCACGGCCGCGCCCGGCCTCAACGCGCTGGTCTTCGAGAGTCTGCTGATCGGCAGCTGGGACGAGACCGCCAGCGGCTATGGGCTGCTCGCGGACGACGTGACCGTGGCGCCCGACGAACTGTCCGTCACGTTCCACCTCAATCCGCTCGCGCGCTTCTCCAACGGCGACCCGGTGCGCGCCGCCGACGTCAAATACTCTTACGACATGCTGATGGGCAAGGGGGCGAGCCCTGCTTATCGCAGCATGACGGCGGACGTGACCAGGGTGACGGTGGTGGACGAGCGCACCATCCGCTATGACTTCAAGCGTCGCAACAAGGAGTTGCCGCTGACCGTCGGCAATCTGCCGGTGTTCTCGCCCAAGTGGGGCAAGGGCAGCGGCAAGCCGGAGGACCCGGACGGCGGCAAGGACACGCCGTTCGACAAGGTCACCTTCCAGGAACCGATCGGCAGCGGGCCGTACCTCATCGAGCGCTACGACGGCACGCGTGGCATCACCTTCCGCCGCAATCCCGACTACTGGGGCCGCAATCTGAGCGTGCGGCGCGGCGCGTACAACTTCGAGCGCATCCAGTACAAGCTTTACAAGGACGAGACCGCGCGGCTCGAGGCCTTCAAGGCCGGCGAGTATGACGCCATGGTCGAGTACCGCGCCAAGAACTGGGCGAAGAGCTACGTGGGCGTGAAGTTCCGCAGCGGCGAGCTGGTCAAGAGCGAATTCCCGCACCGCAACGGCGCCGGCATGCAGGGCTTCGTGATGAACCTGCGCAAGCCGATCTTCCGCGACCTGCGCGTGCGCCGTGCCCTGGCGCTGGCGCTCGACTTCGAGTGGCTGAACCGCCAGCTCTTCTACGGCGCCTATCGCCGGCTCGACAGCTATTTCGCCAACAGCGAGCTGGCGGCAGCCGACGCCATCACCGGGATGCCCGGCAAGGGTGAACTCGCCCTGCTGGAGCCGCTGCGCAGCAAGCTCGATCCGGAGGTGTTCGGCGTGCTGTTGGCGCCGCCGTCGACCGATCCGCCCGGCTCGCTGCGCGACAACCTGCGCCAGGCGCGGCGCCTGCTGGCCCAGGCCGGCTGGACTTACGACAACGGCGCGCTGCGCAACGCCAAGGGCGAGCCGTTTACCTTCGAGATGCTCGACGACGGCGGTGCCATGAGCCGCGTGATGGCGGCCTACGTGCGCAACCTGGAGAAGCTCGGCATCCGCGTCAACCAGCGCATTACCGATTACGCGCTGTACCAGAAGCGCCTGGAAGAGTTCGACTTCGACATGATCTCGCTGCGCTTTCCCGATTCGACGAGCCCCGGCAACGAGCTGAAGGACCGCTTCGGCTCGGCGGCGGCCGACGAGCCGGGCTCCGACAACGTGATCGGTCTGAAGTCGCCGGTAGTGGATGCGCTGATCGACGACGTGCTGCGCGCGGGCAACCGCGAGGAACTCGTGACGGCATCGCGCGCGCTCGACCGTGTGCTGATACAGGGCTGCTACGTCATCCCGCACTGGTATTCGCCCACCCACCGCGTGGCCTACAACCGGAACCTGATGTACCCGGATCGCCTGCCGTACTACTACTCGGCCGAGGGCTGGGTGCTGACGGCCTGGTGGCGCACCTCCGGGGCCTCGAACTAA
- a CDS encoding ABC transporter ATP-binding protein translates to MTRVDLRSAKPGYDGPLLRLEDLSVRFEADHGEWAEVVRQVSFDLHAGERFALVGESGSGKTVTALSIMRLLADAHYSGRILFEGRDLLAASERQMRGLRGADVAMVFQEPMTALNPLYTIGNQIVETLELHEGLDKRAAKARAIALLEHTGIAEAPRRFDAFPHQLSGGQRQRAMIAMALACSPKLLLADEPTTALDVTVRMQILQLLRDLQAEYGMAVMLITHDLNMVRAFAERVGVMERGVLVETGDTAAIFNAPQHPYTVRLLESRPQRDVLPLVPRAPVLLEADRLSVTYDRHRPGFAGWFRSDPFTAVDRVSLQLREGETLGIVGESGSGKTTLVQTLLGLQRPKAGDLRFLGKSLLRQTRDERRAVRARMQVVFQDPFGSLSPRMTIEQIVEEGLALHQPHINATERRHRVTEALRDVGLDRTALGRYPHEFSGGQRQRIAIARVLILKPQVLVLDEPTSALDVSIQQQVLSLLSALQKKYNLSYLFISHDLAVIRAMSHRVMVMKDGKVVEEGDTEAVLASPSHAYTRKLMAAVALRPLQPPG, encoded by the coding sequence ATGACCCGCGTCGATCTGCGCTCGGCCAAGCCTGGCTACGACGGCCCGCTGCTGCGGCTGGAAGACCTGTCCGTGCGCTTCGAGGCCGACCACGGCGAGTGGGCCGAGGTCGTCAGGCAGGTCTCGTTCGACCTGCACGCTGGCGAGCGCTTTGCGCTGGTGGGCGAATCGGGCTCCGGCAAGACGGTCACCGCGCTGTCGATCATGCGCCTGCTGGCCGATGCGCACTACAGCGGCCGCATCCTGTTCGAAGGGCGCGACCTGCTGGCCGCGAGCGAGCGCCAGATGCGCGGGCTGCGCGGCGCCGACGTCGCGATGGTGTTCCAGGAGCCGATGACGGCGCTCAACCCGCTGTACACCATCGGCAACCAGATCGTCGAGACGCTGGAGCTGCACGAAGGCCTGGACAAGCGCGCCGCCAAGGCCCGAGCGATCGCGCTGCTGGAGCATACCGGCATCGCCGAGGCACCGCGCCGCTTCGATGCCTTCCCGCATCAGTTGTCCGGCGGCCAGCGGCAGCGCGCCATGATCGCTATGGCACTCGCCTGCAGCCCCAAGCTGCTGCTCGCCGACGAGCCCACCACCGCGCTCGACGTGACCGTGCGCATGCAGATCCTGCAACTGCTGCGCGACTTGCAGGCCGAGTACGGCATGGCCGTGATGCTGATCACGCACGACCTGAACATGGTGCGCGCTTTTGCCGAGCGCGTGGGGGTGATGGAGCGGGGCGTGCTGGTGGAGACCGGCGACACCGCGGCCATTTTCAACGCGCCGCAGCATCCCTACACGGTGCGCCTGCTGGAAAGCCGTCCGCAGCGCGATGTGCTGCCGCTGGTGCCGCGGGCTCCCGTGCTGCTCGAGGCCGACCGGCTGAGCGTGACCTACGACCGGCATCGCCCCGGGTTTGCGGGCTGGTTCCGCTCCGATCCGTTCACGGCGGTCGACCGGGTCTCGCTGCAGTTGCGCGAGGGCGAGACGCTCGGCATCGTCGGGGAGTCCGGTTCGGGCAAGACCACGCTGGTGCAGACGCTGCTCGGGCTGCAGCGTCCGAAGGCGGGCGATTTGCGCTTCCTCGGCAAGTCGCTGCTGCGCCAGACGCGCGACGAGCGCCGCGCGGTGCGCGCCCGCATGCAGGTGGTGTTCCAGGACCCGTTCGGCTCGCTGTCGCCGCGCATGACCATCGAGCAGATCGTCGAAGAGGGGCTGGCGCTGCACCAGCCGCACATCAACGCCACGGAGCGTCGCCATCGCGTGACCGAGGCGCTGCGCGATGTCGGCCTGGATCGCACCGCCCTGGGGCGTTATCCGCATGAGTTCTCCGGCGGGCAGCGCCAGCGCATCGCCATTGCGCGGGTGCTGATCCTCAAGCCCCAGGTCCTGGTGCTGGATGAACCGACTTCGGCACTCGATGTGTCCATCCAGCAGCAGGTGCTGTCGCTGCTGTCTGCCCTCCAGAAGAAGTACAACCTGTCGTACCTGTTCATCAGCCACGATCTCGCCGTCATCCGTGCGATGTCGCACCGCGTGATGGTGATGAAGGACGGGAAGGTGGTGGAGGAGGGCGATACGGAAGCCGTGCTGGCGTCGCCTTCGCACGCCTATACCCGCAAGCTGATGGCGGCTGTGGCCTTGCGGCCACTTCAGCCGCCGGGCTGA
- the fabI gene encoding enoyl-ACP reductase FabI, whose product MGFLAGKRILITGLLSNRSIAYGIAKACKREGAELAFTYVGERFKDRITEFANEFGSQLVFDCDVGSDEQIAKVFADLGQHWDHFDGLVHSIGFAPREAIAGDFLEGLSRESFRIAHDISAYSFPALAKAALPMLSPNAALLALTYLGAERVVPNYNTMGVAKASLEACVRYLASTLGPKGIRANGISAGPIKTLAASGIKDFGRLLGYMEDTAPLRRNVTIEEVGNVAAFLLSDLSSGMTGEITYVDAGFNITAGIAV is encoded by the coding sequence ATGGGATTTCTGGCAGGCAAACGCATTCTGATCACCGGCCTTCTGTCCAACCGCTCGATCGCCTACGGCATCGCCAAAGCATGCAAGCGCGAAGGCGCCGAGCTGGCCTTCACTTATGTCGGCGAGCGCTTCAAGGATCGCATCACCGAATTCGCCAACGAGTTCGGCAGCCAGCTGGTGTTCGACTGCGACGTCGGCAGCGATGAACAGATCGCCAAGGTGTTCGCCGATCTCGGCCAGCACTGGGACCACTTCGACGGCCTGGTGCATTCGATCGGCTTCGCGCCGCGCGAGGCGATCGCCGGCGACTTCCTCGAAGGCCTGTCGCGCGAATCGTTCCGCATCGCGCACGACATCTCGGCCTACAGTTTCCCGGCGCTGGCAAAAGCCGCGCTGCCGATGCTCTCGCCGAATGCCGCGCTGCTCGCCCTGACCTACCTGGGCGCCGAGCGCGTGGTCCCGAACTACAACACGATGGGCGTGGCCAAGGCTTCGCTCGAAGCCTGCGTGCGCTATCTGGCGAGCACCCTCGGCCCGAAGGGCATCCGTGCCAACGGCATCTCGGCCGGCCCGATCAAGACCCTGGCCGCCTCGGGCATCAAGGATTTCGGCCGGCTGCTCGGCTACATGGAAGACACTGCGCCGCTGCGCCGTAACGTCACCATCGAAGAAGTCGGCAACGTCGCCGCCTTCCTGCTGTCGGACCTGTCCAGCGGCATGACCGGCGAGATCACCTATGTGGACGCCGGCTTCAACATCACGGCCGGCATCGCGGTGTAA
- a CDS encoding C40 family peptidase, which translates to MQHFVLHSMARLAVGVVVGCSVLVSNGVRADTVFKDAEVRADAKPETKPGILSSMVGATSDVVSRTGDVVMNALGMIGLRYRFGGNTPESGLDCSGFVRYVFHDTFGFLLPRRAVEMSRVGTSVDMKDLRPGDLVFFNTMHHAFSHVAIYVGDNKMVHAPSTGSKIRVDDMTASYWVSRYNGARRIDWHGNGQIKEGAENFVEQLQRIDPNAVGKSLSLYGG; encoded by the coding sequence ATGCAGCATTTCGTACTTCATTCCATGGCGCGCCTGGCGGTAGGGGTTGTGGTCGGCTGCAGCGTGCTCGTTTCGAATGGAGTACGGGCCGACACCGTGTTCAAGGACGCGGAAGTCCGTGCCGATGCCAAGCCGGAAACCAAGCCCGGGATCCTGTCTTCCATGGTCGGCGCCACCTCCGATGTGGTGAGCCGGACCGGCGATGTCGTCATGAACGCGCTGGGCATGATCGGCCTGCGTTACCGCTTTGGCGGCAATACGCCGGAATCGGGCCTCGACTGCAGCGGCTTTGTCCGCTATGTCTTCCACGACACCTTCGGTTTCCTGCTGCCGCGCCGCGCGGTGGAGATGAGCCGCGTCGGCACCAGTGTCGACATGAAAGACCTGCGCCCCGGCGACCTGGTGTTCTTCAACACCATGCACCACGCGTTCTCGCATGTCGCCATCTACGTCGGCGATAACAAGATGGTGCATGCGCCGTCGACCGGCAGCAAAATCCGCGTGGACGACATGACCGCGTCGTACTGGGTGTCGCGCTACAACGGCGCGCGCCGCATCGACTGGCATGGCAACGGCCAGATCAAGGAAGGCGCCGAGAACTTTGTCGAACAGTTGCAACGGATCGATCCGAACGCCGTCGGCAAGTCGCTGTCGCTGTACGGCGGCTGA
- the gltX gene encoding glutamate--tRNA ligase — protein MTQRVRTRFAPSPTGFIHLGNIRSALYPWAFARKMKGDFILRIEDTDVERSTQEAVDVILEAMEWLGLDVDEGPFYQMQRMDRYREVIAQMVEQGLAYPCYMSTEELDALREAQRVRGEKPRYDGTWRPEPGKILPTPPAGVQPVIRFKNPIGGSVVWDDAVKGRIEISNDELDDLVIARPDGTPTYNFCVVVDDMDMRITHVIRGDDHVNNTPRQINILRALGGTTPVYAHLPTVLNEQGEKMSKRHGAMSVTGYRDAGYLPEAVVNYLARLGWAHGDAEIFSREQFVEWFDLEHLGKSPAQYNPEKLAWLNNHYIKQADNERLAGLVKPFIEALGGKVDGGPVLADVIALVKDRANTLREVAETALLFYRTEIAVAPELAAQHLTDDVRPGIAALADKLGTLPEWKREAIGAAFKEVLGAHGWKMPKLAMPVRLLVAGQLQTPSIDAVLELFGRDVVLRRLAA, from the coding sequence ATGACTCAGCGCGTCCGCACCCGTTTCGCTCCCAGCCCCACCGGCTTCATCCACCTCGGCAACATCCGCTCGGCCCTGTATCCGTGGGCGTTCGCCCGCAAGATGAAGGGCGACTTCATTCTGCGCATCGAAGACACCGACGTGGAACGCTCGACCCAGGAGGCCGTCGACGTGATCCTGGAAGCGATGGAGTGGCTGGGCCTGGATGTCGACGAAGGGCCGTTCTACCAGATGCAGCGCATGGATCGCTACCGCGAGGTCATCGCGCAGATGGTCGAGCAAGGCCTGGCCTACCCGTGCTACATGAGCACCGAAGAGCTCGATGCCCTGCGTGAAGCCCAGCGCGTGCGCGGCGAGAAGCCCCGGTACGACGGCACCTGGCGTCCCGAACCCGGCAAGATCCTGCCGACGCCGCCGGCCGGCGTGCAGCCGGTGATCCGTTTCAAGAACCCGATCGGTGGCAGCGTGGTGTGGGACGATGCGGTCAAGGGGCGCATCGAGATCTCCAACGATGAGCTCGATGACCTTGTCATCGCGCGTCCGGACGGCACGCCCACGTATAACTTCTGCGTGGTCGTCGATGACATGGATATGCGCATCACCCACGTGATCCGCGGCGATGACCACGTCAACAACACGCCGCGCCAGATCAACATCCTGCGCGCGCTGGGTGGTACGACGCCCGTCTATGCCCATCTGCCGACGGTGCTCAATGAGCAGGGCGAGAAGATGAGCAAGCGGCACGGTGCCATGAGTGTGACCGGCTATCGCGATGCGGGCTATCTGCCCGAGGCCGTCGTCAACTATCTGGCCCGCCTGGGCTGGGCGCACGGCGACGCGGAAATCTTCTCGCGCGAGCAGTTTGTCGAGTGGTTCGATCTGGAACACCTGGGCAAGTCGCCGGCGCAGTACAACCCCGAAAAGCTCGCCTGGCTGAACAACCACTACATCAAGCAGGCCGATAATGAGCGCCTGGCCGGCTTGGTGAAGCCCTTCATCGAGGCGCTGGGCGGCAAGGTCGATGGCGGCCCCGTGCTGGCCGACGTGATTGCCCTGGTGAAGGATCGCGCCAACACGCTGCGTGAAGTCGCGGAGACGGCGCTGCTGTTCTACCGCACCGAGATCGCTGTGGCGCCGGAACTGGCCGCGCAGCATCTGACCGACGACGTGCGCCCCGGCATCGCGGCCCTGGCCGACAAGCTGGGGACGCTGCCTGAGTGGAAGCGCGAAGCGATCGGTGCGGCTTTCAAGGAAGTGCTTGGCGCCCATGGCTGGAAAATGCCGAAGCTGGCGATGCCGGTGCGCCTGCTGGTGGCAGGGCAGTTGCAGACGCCTTCGATCGATGCGGTGCTGGAACTGTTCGGTCGCGATGTTGTGCTGCGCCGTTTGGCGGCGTGA
- a CDS encoding MATE family efflux transporter — protein MFLADLRSIAALAWPVLIGQLAVIAFGVLDTAMAGRASAADLAAIGLGGSIYVTVYISLTGVLQALSPVAGQLYGAGRHGEIGEEVRQAAWLGLTLSAIGMLLLWFPAPLLRLADASPELTSKAAAYLRYEALALPAALGFRIYSALNNALSRPVMVTVLQLGGLALKFPLNALFLYGGLGLPAMGGPGCALASMIISWLWCFAGALILMRNPVYRPFRIFTQFSPPHRARLWGLVRLGVPMGLTYLIEITSFTLMAIFIARMGTVMLAGHQIAANLGAVAYMVPLSLSIATSTLVAQMIGARDRIGARRIAWNGLKLAAACAVAVGGCVLLLRHDLAGLYTRDTAVMAITVPLLPFIAFYQLFDALQVMAAFILRAYKIALIPTVIYALSLWGVGLGGGYLLGFGHLGEFVAALRGAAGFWAANALSLAVAGTLLVSYFDRVSRTAE, from the coding sequence ATGTTCCTGGCTGACCTCCGCAGCATTGCCGCGCTGGCCTGGCCAGTGTTGATCGGCCAGCTCGCCGTGATCGCCTTCGGCGTGCTGGACACCGCGATGGCCGGGCGCGCATCGGCGGCGGACTTGGCCGCAATCGGCCTGGGCGGCTCGATCTACGTGACGGTCTACATCAGCCTGACGGGCGTCTTGCAGGCGCTCTCGCCTGTTGCCGGCCAGCTCTACGGTGCGGGCAGGCATGGCGAGATCGGCGAAGAGGTTCGCCAGGCCGCGTGGCTGGGCCTGACGCTGTCGGCCATCGGCATGCTGCTCCTGTGGTTCCCCGCCCCGTTGCTGCGGCTCGCCGATGCCTCGCCCGAGCTGACCAGCAAGGCAGCCGCCTACCTCCGCTACGAAGCGCTGGCGCTGCCCGCGGCCCTGGGGTTCCGCATCTATTCGGCACTCAACAACGCGCTGTCGCGGCCGGTGATGGTGACAGTGCTGCAATTGGGCGGGCTGGCCTTGAAATTCCCGCTCAATGCGCTGTTCCTGTACGGCGGCCTTGGCCTGCCCGCGATGGGCGGCCCCGGCTGCGCACTGGCGTCGATGATCATCAGCTGGCTGTGGTGTTTCGCGGGTGCGCTCATCCTGATGCGCAACCCGGTCTATCGACCATTCCGGATCTTCACTCAGTTCTCGCCGCCGCATCGCGCCCGATTGTGGGGACTGGTCCGCCTGGGCGTGCCGATGGGCCTGACCTACCTGATCGAGATCACATCGTTCACGCTGATGGCGATCTTCATCGCGCGGATGGGAACCGTGATGCTGGCCGGCCACCAGATCGCAGCCAACCTCGGAGCAGTGGCCTACATGGTGCCGCTGTCCTTGTCGATCGCCACATCGACGCTGGTGGCCCAGATGATCGGCGCGCGCGATCGTATCGGGGCACGGCGGATTGCCTGGAATGGGCTCAAGCTCGCCGCCGCCTGCGCGGTCGCCGTCGGCGGATGCGTCCTGCTGCTGCGTCACGATCTGGCCGGGCTCTATACCCGCGACACTGCCGTGATGGCGATTACGGTGCCGCTGCTGCCGTTCATCGCGTTCTACCAACTGTTCGATGCGCTCCAGGTCATGGCGGCGTTCATTCTGCGCGCCTATAAGATCGCGCTGATTCCGACAGTCATCTACGCGCTGTCGCTGTGGGGGGTGGGATTGGGCGGGGGCTATCTGCTCGGCTTTGGCCACCTGGGGGAATTCGTCGCCGCACTGCGCGGTGCCGCCGGTTTCTGGGCGGCCAATGCGCTCAGCCTGGCGGTGGCCGGTACGCTGCTCGTCAGCTATTTCGACCGTGTCAGCCGCACCGCCGAATAA
- a CDS encoding ABC transporter permease has translation MTQYSRASVHASNTAAPHAIRHSPSPLRRAWQRFKQHRLGYWSLILFVALCVLSLLSEAISNDRPLVVKYRGQWYFPIVKIYPETTFDGDFTTPTDYLDPYIRDKFKAPGNFVLYPPNPYSYETLNYFAKEPNPAPPSAENWLGTDDRGRDVFARLLYGFRVSVLFGLALTLIGVLVGTLTGALMGFFGGRFDLVSQRLIEIWGSMPELYLLIIFASIFEPSLGLLIVLLSLFGWMGLSAYVRAEFYRNRSLDYVKSARAMGLSDWQIIWRHILPNSLTSIITFLPFSMSAAILTLTSLDFLGLGVPPSTPSLGELLAQGKANLDAWWISLSTFVTLVLILVLLTFMGDALRDAFDTRLSFAQLRARQKPAGGK, from the coding sequence ATGACCCAGTACTCCCGCGCATCCGTCCATGCCTCCAACACGGCGGCGCCTCACGCCATCCGCCATTCGCCGTCGCCGCTCAGGCGCGCGTGGCAGCGCTTCAAGCAGCACCGGCTGGGCTATTGGAGCCTGATCCTCTTTGTCGCGCTGTGTGTGCTGAGCCTGCTCAGCGAGGCGATCTCCAACGATCGGCCGCTGGTGGTCAAGTACCGGGGCCAGTGGTATTTCCCGATCGTCAAGATCTATCCGGAAACGACCTTCGACGGCGATTTCACGACGCCCACGGACTACCTCGATCCGTACATCCGCGACAAGTTCAAGGCGCCGGGCAACTTCGTGCTCTATCCGCCCAATCCGTATTCGTACGAGACGCTCAACTATTTCGCCAAGGAGCCCAATCCGGCGCCGCCGTCGGCCGAGAACTGGCTCGGCACGGATGATCGCGGGCGCGATGTGTTCGCGCGATTGCTCTACGGCTTTCGCGTATCGGTGCTGTTCGGGCTGGCGCTGACGCTGATCGGCGTGCTGGTCGGCACGCTCACCGGCGCGCTGATGGGCTTCTTCGGCGGGCGCTTCGACCTGGTGTCGCAGCGGTTGATCGAAATTTGGGGCTCGATGCCGGAGCTCTACCTGCTGATCATCTTCGCGTCGATCTTCGAGCCGAGCCTGGGGCTGCTGATCGTCCTGTTGTCCCTGTTCGGCTGGATGGGCCTGTCGGCCTATGTGCGCGCCGAGTTCTACCGCAACCGTTCGCTGGACTACGTGAAATCCGCCCGCGCGATGGGTCTGTCGGACTGGCAGATCATCTGGCGCCACATCCTGCCCAACAGCCTGACGTCGATCATCACCTTCCTGCCGTTCAGCATGAGCGCGGCCATCCTGACGCTGACCAGCCTCGACTTCCTCGGCCTGGGCGTGCCGCCGTCCACGCCCAGCCTCGGCGAACTGCTGGCGCAGGGTAAGGCCAACCTGGATGCGTGGTGGATTTCCCTGTCGACTTTCGTGACGCTGGTGCTGATCCTGGTGCTGCTGACCTTCATGGGCGACGCCTTGCGCGACGCCTTCGACACACGCCTGTCGTTCGCGCAGCTGCGCGCGCGCCAGAAGCCGGCGGGGGGGAAATGA